One region of Gouania willdenowi chromosome 13, fGouWil2.1, whole genome shotgun sequence genomic DNA includes:
- the sae1 gene encoding SUMO-activating enzyme subunit 1 yields MIDTIEKEDPVISEEEAAQYDRQIRLWGLDAQKRLRGSRVLLAGLGGLGAEVAKNLILAGVKKLTLLDHEKVTEDSCRAQFLVPVTAQGQNRAQASLERAQNLNPMVEVQADTDKVEDKPDDFFLQFDAVCLTGCSKDLMVRVDQLCSQHNIKVFCGDIHGYYGYMFSNLGKEYSYVEEKPKVVKAAPDSSDGPEAKKAKVDPNETTMVKKTASFCSLKEALEVDWTSEKTKAGLKKTPLDYFMLHVLLKFRTDKGRDPDPLAFPEDSLVLKQIRDDVLEAKTLSSDLLSDDFISYCFSEMSPVCAVVGGVLGQEVVKALSQRDAPHRNFFFFDGRKGNGVVDYFGPN; encoded by the exons ATGATCGATACAATCGAAAAGGAGGACCCGGTCATCAGTGAGGAGGAAGCGGCTCAGTACGACCGTCAGATACGCCTGTGGGGGCTGGACGCTCAGAAAAG gctgagaggctcCCGTGTGCTCCTGGCTGGTCTGGGTGGTCTCGGTGCTGAAGTGGCCAAAAACCTCATCTTGGCTGGAGTTAAAAAACTCACTTTACTGGACCATGAAAAG GTGACTGAGGACTCGTGTCGAGCTCAGTTTCTGGTGCCGGTGACGGCTCAGGGTCAGAATCGAGCTCAGGCATCTCTGGAGCGAGCGCAGAACCTCAACCCCATGGTGGAGGTTCAGGCTGACACGGACAAGGTGGAGGACAAACCCGACGACTTTTTTCTGCAGTTCGATGCG GTTTGTCTGACAGGCTGCTCCAAAGACCTGATGGTGCGAGTGGACCAGCTCTGCTCTCAGCACAACATCAAGGTCTTCTGTGGAGACATCCACGGTTACTATGGTTACATGTTCTCCAACCTTGGCAAGGAGTACAGCTATGTGGA AGAGAAACCCAAAGTGGTGAAAGCGGCCCCAGACTCCAGCGACGGTCCAGAGGCAAAGAAAGCCAAAGTAGACCCCAACGAGACCACTATGGTGAAAAAG ACGGCCAGTTTCTGCTCTCTGAAGGAAGCTCTGGAGGTGGACTGGACCAGTGAGAAGACCAAAGCCGGCCTGAAGAAGACACCGCTGGACTACTTCATGCTTCATG TTCTGCTGAAGTTTCGTACGGACAAAGGTCGCGACCCCGACCCGCTGGCCTTCCCCGAGGACAGTCTGGTCCTGAAGCAGATCCGCGATGACGTGTTGGAGGCCAAGACGCTGAGCAGCGACCTGCTGAGTGACGACTTCATCAG CTACTGCTTCTCGGAAATGTCTCCGGTGTGTGCGGTGGTGGGCGGAGTTCTGGGACAGGAAGTGGTCAAG GCTCTCTCTCAAAGAGACGCTCCCCACCgcaacttcttcttcttcgatgGTCGTAAAGGCAACGGCGTGGTCGACTACTTTGGACCCAACTGA